In Toxotes jaculatrix isolate fToxJac2 chromosome 12, fToxJac2.pri, whole genome shotgun sequence, the following are encoded in one genomic region:
- the cxxc5a gene encoding CXXC-type zinc finger protein 5 isoform X1 encodes MSTGLSEGGRTEDLERSSCKQDSPVTERRNRSGIISEPLSKSLKNSRTLSQYTAVSSATTNGHTDNSESKSHSAKPQPPPQPQPTVSALTAAKLDRTLEQVLEGQNGLLHFAQAAALLKRAGMEHMLLPGGMGVGVGGGDAGSGASDLEGTSVTDAVGGPVDFPYGVGGGFPFNPGLFIMTPAGVFLADSALHMASLAEYPAQSELASAINSGKKKRKRCGMCPPCRRRINCEQCSSCRNRKTGHQICKFRKCEELKKKPSAALEKVMLPTGAAFRWFQ; translated from the coding sequence ATGTCTACCGGGCTGTCGGAGGGGGGCCGGACAGAGGACCTGGAGCGGAGTAGCTGCAAACAGGACTCTCCTGTCACAGAGCGCAGGAACcgcagtggcatcatcagtgagcCCCTTAGTAAGAGCCTTAAGAACTCCCGCACCCTCTCCCAGTATACAGCAGTCTCCTCTGCCACCACCAATGGACACACGGACAATAGTGAGAGTAAGAGCCACTCGGCCAAGCCTCAGCCACCCCCGCAGCCCCAGCCCACTGTCTCTGCACTGACAGCAGCCAAGTTGGACCGAACCCTAGAACAGGTTCTGGAGGGACAGAATGGCCTGCTGCACTTTGCCCAGGCAGCAGCACTGTTAAAGCGGGCCGGTATGGAGCACATGCTCCTGCCTGGGGGCATGGGAGTGGGAGTTGGCGGTGGAGACGCAGGCTCGGGGGCTAGCGACTTGGAGGGTACGTCTGTCACGGACGCCGTAGGTGGTCCTGTTGACTTCCCATATGGAGTAGGGGGTGGCTTCCCCTTCAACCCGGGGCTTTTCATCATGACGCCGGCTGGAGTGTTTCTGGCAGACAGCGCGCTACACATGGCCAGCCTGGCCGAGTACCCAGCGCAGAGCGAGCTGGCCTCTGCTATCAACTCCGGTAAAAAGAAGCGAAAACGTTGCGGCATGTGCCCACCTTGCCGACGGCGGATTAACTGCGAGCAATGCAGCAGCTGCCGGAATCGCAAAACAGGCCACCAGATCTGCAAGTTTCGCAAATGTGAGGAACTGAAGAAGaagccctctgctgctctggag
- the cxxc5a gene encoding CXXC-type zinc finger protein 5 isoform X2, which translates to MSTGLSEGGRTEDLERSSCKQDSPVTERRNRSGIISEPLSKSLKNSRTLSQYTAVSSATTNGHTDNSESKSHSAKPQPPPQPQPTVSALTAAKLDRTLEQVLEGQNGLLHFAQAAALLKRAGMEHMLLPGGMGVGVGGGDAGSGASDLEGTSVTDAVGGPVDFPYGVGGGFPFNPGLFIMTPAGVFLADSALHMASLAEYPAQSELASAINSGKKKRKRCGMCPPCRRRINCEQCSSCRNRKTGHQICKFRKCEELKKKPSAALEVMLPTGAAFRWFQ; encoded by the coding sequence ATGTCTACCGGGCTGTCGGAGGGGGGCCGGACAGAGGACCTGGAGCGGAGTAGCTGCAAACAGGACTCTCCTGTCACAGAGCGCAGGAACcgcagtggcatcatcagtgagcCCCTTAGTAAGAGCCTTAAGAACTCCCGCACCCTCTCCCAGTATACAGCAGTCTCCTCTGCCACCACCAATGGACACACGGACAATAGTGAGAGTAAGAGCCACTCGGCCAAGCCTCAGCCACCCCCGCAGCCCCAGCCCACTGTCTCTGCACTGACAGCAGCCAAGTTGGACCGAACCCTAGAACAGGTTCTGGAGGGACAGAATGGCCTGCTGCACTTTGCCCAGGCAGCAGCACTGTTAAAGCGGGCCGGTATGGAGCACATGCTCCTGCCTGGGGGCATGGGAGTGGGAGTTGGCGGTGGAGACGCAGGCTCGGGGGCTAGCGACTTGGAGGGTACGTCTGTCACGGACGCCGTAGGTGGTCCTGTTGACTTCCCATATGGAGTAGGGGGTGGCTTCCCCTTCAACCCGGGGCTTTTCATCATGACGCCGGCTGGAGTGTTTCTGGCAGACAGCGCGCTACACATGGCCAGCCTGGCCGAGTACCCAGCGCAGAGCGAGCTGGCCTCTGCTATCAACTCCGGTAAAAAGAAGCGAAAACGTTGCGGCATGTGCCCACCTTGCCGACGGCGGATTAACTGCGAGCAATGCAGCAGCTGCCGGAATCGCAAAACAGGCCACCAGATCTGCAAGTTTCGCAAATGTGAGGAACTGAAGAAGaagccctctgctgctctggag